In Deltaproteobacteria bacterium PRO3, a genomic segment contains:
- a CDS encoding right-handed parallel beta-helix repeat-containing protein yields MDIRSILRDVSFRIYSIIDSVFSAENLPVREDDPRVLHDNYLPVSRNQILRDAFSVSSSEKEWQKQSPWLFSPWGLLSIAGCGGDDLNDGYGGSDSGDVPPDGGMKDPSQIDADGDGFYADIDCDDFNSKIIPLKNNDTVTVRQSVKICPGSYEKAKLFIGANTDSLPIEILAEGVSLNNATIGNSVLFDNVSNATLVGLNVFSSGSAIVRINGGEKNTVKNMVIGGEYGEGLVIDNSRYSKVLSTRFYGLYHDDGYISIRNGSDNSVENSTFEGTGLNHGVVISSSSNNHIRNNVMTGAFIYLSPTSGKNEVYRNTIKQVSEGSGVKVFGDENSITENISQNNPIGIFLDGNACGNTVKFNDVRFNSLYGIDGHDVCPNVISDNQE; encoded by the coding sequence ATGGATATTCGATCCATCCTTCGAGACGTCTCTTTCAGAATCTACTCAATCATCGATAGTGTTTTCTCCGCCGAAAATCTGCCGGTTAGGGAAGATGACCCTCGAGTTTTACATGACAATTATCTTCCGGTTTCTCGGAATCAAATATTGAGGGATGCCTTTTCGGTGAGTTCTTCAGAGAAAGAATGGCAGAAACAATCCCCATGGTTATTTTCTCCTTGGGGTTTATTGTCGATTGCGGGTTGCGGAGGAGATGATCTTAACGACGGCTATGGTGGATCTGACTCCGGTGATGTTCCTCCCGACGGAGGGATGAAGGATCCCTCCCAAATAGACGCCGATGGAGATGGATTTTATGCAGATATCGATTGCGATGATTTTAATTCCAAAATTATTCCGTTAAAAAATAATGATACGGTCACTGTCCGACAGAGTGTCAAGATCTGTCCAGGGAGTTATGAAAAAGCCAAATTGTTTATTGGGGCAAATACAGATTCGTTGCCGATCGAAATATTGGCCGAAGGCGTGAGTTTAAACAACGCAACCATTGGAAATTCCGTTTTGTTTGACAATGTGTCAAATGCAACACTTGTCGGGTTGAATGTTTTTTCAAGTGGGAGTGCGATCGTCAGAATTAATGGTGGAGAAAAGAACACCGTTAAAAACATGGTAATAGGCGGCGAATACGGAGAGGGCCTGGTTATTGATAATAGTCGGTATTCAAAGGTGTTATCCACTAGATTTTATGGATTATATCATGATGACGGTTATATTAGCATTAGAAATGGGAGCGATAATTCAGTGGAGAATTCCACTTTCGAAGGAACGGGTTTGAATCATGGCGTCGTGATCTCCTCGAGTAGCAACAATCATATAAGAAACAACGTGATGACAGGGGCGTTTATTTACCTTTCTCCCACTTCTGGAAAAAACGAGGTTTATAGAAATACTATTAAGCAAGTTTCAGAGGGGAGCGGTGTGAAAGTATTCGGAGATGAAAACAGCATTACGGAAAATATCAGTCAAAATAATCCCATTGGAATATTTTTAGATGGCAATGCCTGCGGTAATACGGTTAAATTCAATGATGTGAGGTTTAATAGTCTCTACGGCATTGATGGTCATGACGTTTGTCCTAATGTAATCAGCGATAACCAAGAATAA
- a CDS encoding ferredoxin family protein produces the protein MTYVVTEHCVKCKYTDCAVVCPVEAFHEGPEMLYINPATCIDCNLCVAECPVEAIYAESEVPKKYQAWIEVNAKECEKYPTIAEKKPALPGALTLEQWKEIDAKREAGG, from the coding sequence CGTTAAATGCAAGTACACCGACTGCGCCGTCGTCTGCCCCGTCGAGGCCTTCCACGAGGGCCCGGAGATGCTCTACATCAATCCGGCCACCTGCATCGACTGCAACCTCTGCGTCGCCGAGTGCCCCGTCGAGGCGATCTACGCCGAGTCGGAGGTCCCGAAGAAGTACCAGGCCTGGATCGAGGTCAACGCCAAGGAATGCGAAAAATACCCCACCATCGCCGAAAAGAAACCCGCCCTCCCCGGCGCCCTGACCTTGGAGCAGTGGAAGGAAATCGACGCGAAGCGGGAGGCGGGCGGGTAG